From the genome of Perca flavescens isolate YP-PL-M2 chromosome 1, PFLA_1.0, whole genome shotgun sequence, one region includes:
- the adma gene encoding adrenomedullin a produces the protein MQLIIQSFLSCCLLATVAHCVELEVNPELKKRLSIWLRSRLRRDLDSASVGMTAESEYFVRPEDIRDTLLPHSSTDINIRTKRSKNSANQSRRSGCLLGTCSVHDLAHRLHELKKNNEIAPIHKISPQGYGRRRRSLPAHRVTLRLEQGRLRPVWSINDSQVHKLEALLRRT, from the exons ATGCAATTGATCATCCAGTCCTTCCTCTCTTGCTGTCTTCTGGCGACAGTAGCACACTGTGTGGAACTTGAAGTGAATCCAGAGTTGAAAAAGAG GCTAAGCATATGGCTAAGGAGCAGATTGAGACGGGATCTTGACAGTGCATCAGTAGGGATGACAGCAGAGTCTGAGTACTTTGTCAGACCAGAAGATATCAGGGATACTTTGCTGCCACATTCCAG CACTGACATCAATATCCGAACCAAGAGGTCTAAAAACTCCGCAAACCAGTCAAGAAGATCAGGGTGTTTACTGGGCACCTGCTCAGTGCACGACCTCGCGCACCGCCTGCACGAGCTCAAAAAGAACAACGAAATTGCCCCTATTCACAAGATTAGTCCGCAGGGATACGGCCGGAGGCGTCGGTCACTTCCAGCGCACAGAGTCACGCTGAGGCTAGAGCAGGGCAGGCTGAGGCCCGTGTGGAGCATAAATGACTCACAAGTTCACAAGCTCGAGGCTCTCCTCAGACGGACATGA